The sequence ctggtggcggtggcggtggctggcgtgctcgccggcggcgcgcgggcgcagCTGGTGGAGGGGTTCTACGCGAGCTGCTGCCCGCAGGCGGAGAAGATCATCAAGAACTACGTGGCGGAGCACGTCCCCCGCGTGCCCACCATCGCCGCCACCCTCCTCCGCACCCacttccacgactgcttcgtcAGGGTGCGTACTGCGTAGCGTGCTttccgccggcgacggcgagctctgcttcttcttccttccttccttgctTCCTGGCGTGTCAGGTGATCATGACGGCCACCGGCCAATGCGCCTCGATCCATCTCCTGCAGGGCTGCGACGCGTCGCTGCTGCTCAACGCGACGGGCGGGAAGGAGGCGGAGAAGGACGCGGCGCCCAACAAGACGCTGCGCGGCTTCGCCTTCATCGACCGCATCAAGGCCATCATCGAGAAGGAGTGCCCCGGCGTCGTCTCCTGCGCCGACatcctcgcgctcgccgcccgcgACTCCGTCGTCGTCACCGTGAGCACCTGCACCCACCGTCCGCCGGAGCACTCGCCGCTGCCCGACATGGACATGGAcgtggccacgccgccgcgcgccggctcGCTCGATCGCTGACACGCTGCGAGTGCTGCAGGGCGGGCCGTCCTGGAGCGTGCCgacggggcggcgcgacggcacGGTGTCCCTCAAGCAGGAGGCGCTGGACAATATCCCCGGGCCCACCATGAACTTCACCCAGCTCCTCCAGTCCTTCCAGAACAAGAGCCTCAGCCTCGCTGACCTCGTCTGGCTCTCAGGTAACTGCAAACCTCCTCGCTCGTGCCTTCATTGCCACCGCCACTCAGAGCTCAGCTACACTGATTTGTTCACCTGACAACGAACTTCAACAATTTGgtaaaaaaacaaacacacaaacAAGAAGATTCTTTATTAACAGTGACAGGGCTGATTAGAATGTACCATGTCAGTTACTTTGTAGCGATCCGTTTTAACGTGCTGATTCCAACGACACCGACACAGAGTGATGTTACGTTTGCCGACTGAATCATCATTTGTTTCGAGAATACGTTTGCTCAGGCTGGCATAAGCTGTGAGATTATTGTCCTAGGTGACTAGCATACTAGAAACAGCAGAGTTAGCTTTAGCGAATTGATTATGTGTTGAGCCGGCAGCTAGCACACTTGAGACGCTCCTACCCACTCGGCACTTCCGCAGGAACCAGCACTTGTTTAGCCTGTCATGTGTACAGCTGAACAAACAGTAGGAGCCTAGAACATTTTAGCAGCAGTTCGTTCAGTGTCATGGCCGGATTGGACAGACACCTGAACATGCACACACAGCATCCCTTGATTATTACCTACCACTACATGACTGAATGGAATCATCATTTGTCGGTCAGATCTATCTGCCCAAAACAGTCCAAAAGGTTCTGTCAGTCTAATTTAAACACAAAAGGAAAAAGTTCAGCATGCGCAAAACAATGTTAAGGGCACGTAATTTTTGTCTTTCTAGAATGATTCTAGCCAACAGAAAAAGGAGGCTTTTAAATTGAACAACGACCAGTCTGTTCATCTCCCGTCTTCGGAGTTCGGACCAGTGCCGTGTATAGCTCAAGCTGCGTCGTCGGGAAGAGACATGGTAGTTAGCATCTGAATGATGCATGGTTTTGTCCTGTCTATTAGCTGGAGTTTGGTAGCGGAAAATGACTCAGTATCACAGCGATGGGTATCAGGTATGGAACGCATACAGACAACTCCCCAGACTGAAAGCACTGTGATTAGCATGCTATACTGAATTACAAGAATAAATTTGACTAAAAACTACTAGGATAACTGATGAAACTGAGTAACTGACCGCCTAAACCCCAGGCTTACCTTACATATACTAGCattcttcagagttcagagcaTGCATGTCATCTTGCTAAAACAGGATGGATGGCTTGTGTTAAAAGTTGGAATCTGAATATATGTACACTCCTCATCGTGTGCTGAGGACATCTAGGACTATATAGTGTCGCTTTGACTGGTCTGTATGTGTCACTGACTGGCATACTTGATTTCTTTTTTATACACGCTAACGTGCATGATATTAACGGGCAACCTTTCCTGATGCCGACACGCACGCTGCTGCTAATAACCATAAAATCAGTCTGTGACAAGCAATCACGAGATGAGTAAGATGCATTATCAGTTCTTTTAGTATGAAAACTTCCAACATGAAGGTAGTCCTTTTCTTAGGACAGGAACTTCTAAATGCGAAGTAGGTGTAGGTTGATGCTGCATTCATAGCATCATGTGGATACTTGACATTCCTAGCTAGTTGGCAACCGCGGAGTAGTTCTGAACATGTTGTATTCGTATCAGTGAGCGCTGAATAATTCCGAAAACTCTAAGCTGAATAATTTCGTCAAAGTTCTTAGTAGCCATCTTGTAACTGCTACCGAATTACTATCCTTAAGAATCCATGTTTGCTATCTGAATATTTGTGGGCTGCTGCTGATCGATCACCTGCGAATGCTACGCAGGGGCTCACACCATCGGCATCGGGCACTGCAACACCTTCAGCGAGCGCCTCTACAACTtcaccggccgcggcggccccggcgACGCCGACCCGTCGCTGGACCCGGCGTACGCGGACAACCTGCGGCGGACCAAGTGCAAGACGCTGACGGACAACACCACCATCGTCGAGATGGACCCCGGCAGCTTCCGGACCTTCGACCTGAGCTACTACCGGGGCGTGCTCAAGCGCCGGGGCCTGTTCCAGTCGGACGCGGCGCTGCTCACCGACCCGGCGGCCAAGGCCGACATCCTCAGCGCGGTGAACTCGCCGCCCGAGTTCTTCTTCCAGGTGTTCGCGGCGTCCATGGTGAAGCTGGGCGCCGTCGAGGTCAAGACAGGCTCCGAGGGCGAGATCAGGAAGCACTGCGCCGTCGTCAACTAGCACTAGGCGCCATTGCCCATTGGGGGACCCGGAAGGAAAAAACGGTTCCATTTCTTCAGAGATCCTTGGGATACTGGTGGTGGATGGATACCTGGATTGTGGTGTCTCTACGtttgtttttttgttgttgctgtATTCTTTTGTTACCTTTGTGCTGATCATTGGGGTGTTCTTTTTTTTCAGTTTCTGTACGAGCTGTAACTATGTGATTTACACATTTTGTTCTTGTTATTCCTGCAACTGTCAGTTAATTCAGTGATGATTGAATTTGATATACATGAAGGTGAAATAAAGAAGTGGGACATTCTGTCATTCCTACCGTGTCTTTTGGCATTTTGCCACGATTTTGGGACAGGATTTACTGACTCTGCTCTTGACAAGCAGCGGTCTTGCTCTTGCATGCGTTGCTCGAGGAGAAGAAGACAACGAGTTGCAAATGCATGTGCGTAGCAGATGATGGAAACCGACCTGGGCAAAATCTCAAACTGCACACCATTTTCCAAATTTCAGGATCCCGTTgcatgttcaaatccaaacttCAAATGTAGCAACTTGCACATCAGCATAATGTGGATGTGCCATGGGACTTTCCTTGTCCACGAGGGTCTTCCAAGAATCAACGGTGTAGAGGAGGTTTGAAAGgtcattcttttttttaatgaaacgTTTGAAAGGTCATTCAGTTGCTAGATACTGTCAATGCTTCGTTTACGACAAATGTGAAGACACGTTATAAAT comes from Panicum virgatum strain AP13 chromosome 4K, P.virgatum_v5, whole genome shotgun sequence and encodes:
- the LOC120704244 gene encoding peroxidase 3-like, with amino-acid sequence MARMALAAALVAVAVAGVLAGGARAQLVEGFYASCCPQAEKIIKNYVAEHVPRVPTIAATLLRTHFHDCFVRGCDASLLLNATGGKEAEKDAAPNKTLRGFAFIDRIKAIIEKECPGVVSCADILALAARDSVVVTGGPSWSVPTGRRDGTVSLKQEALDNIPGPTMNFTQLLQSFQNKSLSLADLVWLSGAHTIGIGHCNTFSERLYNFTGRGGPGDADPSLDPAYADNLRRTKCKTLTDNTTIVEMDPGSFRTFDLSYYRGVLKRRGLFQSDAALLTDPAAKADILSAVNSPPEFFFQVFAASMVKLGAVEVKTGSEGEIRKHCAVVN